A section of the Phaseolus vulgaris cultivar G19833 chromosome 8, P. vulgaris v2.0, whole genome shotgun sequence genome encodes:
- the LOC137826074 gene encoding uncharacterized protein — protein sequence MGYLQFGRHGVRQIIRLRDISYDNVVVNPLLYASQGLRYKRKLQVILTTDMDKLGKAGDTVKVAPGYFRNHLMPKLLAFPNIDKFAYLLNEQRKIYQPTEEGKQEDVTLVKESKEDMMKEYERAALRLDKAKLVLRRLIDVQKAKSRESKDDPLELRFPVTKDNLVAEVARQLCVNIALDNLHLPSPLSTLGEYEVPLRLPRSIPLPEGKVNWSLKVKIRCK from the exons ATGGGTTATCTTCAATTTGGCAGACATGGTGTGAGGCAGATCATTAGACTAAGAGATATCAGTTATGATAATGTTGTGGTTAACCCACTCCTGTATGCTTCCCAAGGGCTTCGTTACAAGAGGAAGCTCCAAGTCATCCTTACGACT GACATGGATAAGCTGGGAAAGGCAGGTGATACTGTCAAAGTTGCCCCTGGATATTTTCGCAACCACCTAATGCCCAAGCTTCTTGCTTTCCCTAATATCGATAAGTTTGCTTATCTTCTGAATGAGCAGCGCAAG aTCTATCAACCAACTGAAGAAGGAAAACAAGAAGATGTCACTCTAGTTAAAGAGTCAAAGGAAGATATGATGAAAGAGTATGAAAGAGCTGCACTACGCCTTGATAAAGCTAAGCTG GTCTTGCGGAGGTTAATTGATGTTCAAAAAGCCAAGTCACGTGAATCTAAAGATGACCCCTTGGAGTTACGTTTTCCTGTGACAAAAGACAATCTTGTGGCTGAG GTGGCTAGACAACTCTGCGTGAATATTGCACTCGATAATCTGCATCTTCCATCACCTTTATCGACATTAGGAGAATATGAGGTGCCACTGCGTTTACCAAGGTCCATCCCCTTGCCAGAGGGCAAGGTTAACTGGAGTTTGAAAGTTAAAATCAGGTGTAAATAA